The following are from one region of the Tenacibaculum dicentrarchi genome:
- a CDS encoding response regulator codes for MLGPTKILLVDDHQLILEGILSCLKNIDNLVIETTNCCDEAFSKIKTAIHSKPFDIVFTDLSFEDTKGCTVLDGGEALIKAIQKENIPIKTGVITGHFETNRVFNVISNLSPNAYILKGSCNTDELTFAIKKMLKDELYYTHEIHQKLLKRALIEIQMDDVAIQILKELPKHAKITNLEGFIKKTDGSLVKTRSIEAKLAKLRGDLQACNNTDLVLKAKELGVLD; via the coding sequence ATGCTTGGACCAACAAAAATACTCTTAGTTGATGATCATCAATTAATACTCGAAGGAATACTCTCCTGCCTAAAAAATATTGATAATTTAGTTATAGAAACAACTAATTGTTGTGATGAAGCTTTTTCTAAAATAAAAACAGCAATTCATAGCAAGCCTTTTGATATTGTTTTTACTGATTTAAGTTTTGAAGATACAAAAGGATGTACTGTATTAGATGGTGGAGAAGCTTTAATAAAAGCTATTCAAAAAGAAAACATACCTATTAAAACAGGTGTTATTACAGGGCATTTTGAAACCAATCGGGTTTTTAATGTTATTAGTAACTTAAGCCCTAATGCTTATATTTTAAAAGGAAGCTGTAATACAGATGAATTAACATTTGCTATAAAAAAAATGCTAAAAGATGAGCTATATTATACGCATGAAATACATCAAAAATTGTTAAAAAGAGCTTTAATTGAAATTCAAATGGATGATGTTGCTATTCAAATATTAAAAGAATTACCAAAACATGCTAAAATTACAAATTTAGAAGGATTTATAAAAAAAACAGATGGATCTTTAGTTAAAACAAGGTCTATAGAAGCTAAGTTAGCAAAACTTCGAGGAGATTTACAAGCATGTAATAATACTGATTTAGTATTAAAAGCAAAAGAATTAGGTGTTTTAGATTAG